Sequence from the Syntrophaceae bacterium genome:
TCCTGCATGGATCGACTCGTTCAGGCGTTCCTGCTCGTCGAGCAGGCGAGCCAGAACTTCCGAAGTCCTTACCCAGCGGCTCTCGGGGTAAGTCAGCGTCAGCTCCGCAAACATGTTTCTCGCCCGGACCGGCGCTTCCGGTCCGCCTGCCTCGAGGGCCATGAGTCCCGCCTCAAAAAGCTCCGTGTCGGAAGAAGGCGGCTTGGGAACGGGCGTTTCGGTCACCACCGACGCTGACGGGGCGCAAGCGGCGATTCCCAGCAGCAGGAGAAGAACGGCTATCGTCCGCATGCACGGTCTCATGAGATCGCCTTTCCCAATGTCTCCTGTTTCACGTAGTTGCTTCCCGGCAGTGTCTTGGCGTACTCCTTGAGCTCCGCCGCCTTTTTCGCCATCGACAGCGCACTCGGGAAACGGCTTCCGTCGTCCGTAACGATGGCCACGCTCACGGTGATCAGGGGGAATTTCTGAGCCTGTCCCTTTCGGTCTTTCCCTTCGATGGAGCCGCGCTCCCGGTCCTCGGCGCTGTAGAAGGACTGGATGTGCCCCTCAAATTCCTCCACGAGCTGGCGACTCATCGCCTCGGCGACCACCGGCTCGGCAATGAGTACAAAGTCGTCCCCGCCGATATGGGCGACGAAGACTTCCTCCTCGCCCGCCGCATCCAGATGCTGTGTCAGGATCTTGGCCACCTCCTTGATGACCTCGCTGCCCCACGCGTATCCATACTTGTCGGCGAAGGGCTTGAAGTTGTCAAGGTCCACGTGGCAGAGGGAGAACATTTTTCCTTCCCCCCTTCGCTGTTCCAGTTCCCGTTCGATGGCCAGATTCCCTGGGAGCCCCGTCAGGGGCGAAGCGTCAAGATTCAGGGCCTCCAGTTCCTTCAGTCGCTCCGTCATGACTCCAAAGGCCTGGGCCAGGGAGCCGATCTCATCGTCCCGCTCCATCTGAATGGCCGGGTCGAAGTTCCCCTCGGCGATCACCCCCGTGGCCTTCTCAAGTTTCCTCAGCGGAATCGATATGTTGTAGGTAATAAACAGGGCGACGATCATCCCGCCCAAGAGGCTGACGAGGCTGAGCAGGATCGTGATTCGCGAGGCCCGGAGGCCCTGTTCATTGATCAGGTTCATTCGGGAGTCGACGTCCCGTTCCCCCCGCTTCTGACAGTCCCGCAGAGAAGAGGCCATCTGGTCCAGAAGCGGCTTGCCCTCCTGCTCCGACAGGACCCGGGCTTCGTCGACCTTGTTTTCCTGAACGAGGGCAATCTCTTTCTGGAAAATCTCCCCGTACTGCCGGTGGAGAAGGCCGATCAGGGATACCCGCTTCGTGATGGTCGTCGAGCGGTTCTTCCCCATGGATTCCAGGCCCGTCTTGAATTCCCGGCTCAGGCTCCAGAAGATCTCCGTCAGTTGGGGATCCTTGAGGATCAGGAACTTCTTTTCCGCGCTCTCCTGGGCCAGGAGTGTCTCCGAGAGGCCCTTGGCGGTCTCCACCACCGGAACGTCCTCATTGATGATCAGGTAGGCCAGATCGCTCAGCCGCCCGAGGCTGAGCACGGCGTAGAGACTGGCCAGGACCGTCAGAAAGGCCATGGCGAAGTAGCCAAGAAGCAGTTTTCGGCGGATGGTCAGTTTCATGAACGCGTCCGGAAGCCTTTGAAAATAGGCCAATCCGTATCATATCCCCGCAGCGTAGGCAATCGTGAAATTGCTCTTTTCCTGCCTGCCGGCCTCTGCTACAAGAGCCGCGGAGGCAGCAAAATGAACGCGGCAATCCGGGAGGGGTTCAGAAACGGCCTCGGCAAGGGATGGGACGGCTTCGTCTGGATGATCCAGATCATTGTACCCGTCTCCCTGCTGACGTCGCTTTTGGCCTGGAGCGGCTGGCTCCGGGAGATCGATTTCATCGTCCGGCCCCTCATGAACGCCATCAGCCTCCCGGCCATGGCGGCCCTGCCGCTGGTGATCGGCATGTTCGCGGGAATCTACGGCGCCATCGCGGCCATGGCCGTCCTGCCGATGAACCAGGCGGAAATGACCCTCGTGGCGATTTTTGCCCTGATGGCCCACAACCTCATCCAGGAAGGGATCATTCAGGCCCGGTCGGGAATCCACCCGTTCAAGGCAACCCTCTTCCGCCTGGTCTCCGCCTGCCTGACCGTAATGGCCGTCGCGGCGCTGATGGGATACGCTCCGTCCGGGGAGGCGGCCGCTCTCGCCGGCCCTGCTTCCGTGCGAGGTCCCCTGGGCCAGGCCCTGCTGGAGTGGCTGGTCTCAACGGTGAAGCTGACGGCGATCATCTTCGTTGTCATCATGGCCCTTCTCTCCGTCCTGGAAATCATGAAAAGCCTGGGTTGGATTCACCCCATCGTCCGGGCCTGCGTGCCGATCCTCCGACTCATGGGCCTCGATGAAAAGGTGGGGATCCTGTGGATGACGGCCATTGTCTTCGGCCTCTCCTACGGGGGAGCCGTCATCGTCGAGGAGGCCCGGCAGGGCCACCTGACCCGGGAAGACCTGGAGACCCTGCATCTTTCCATCGGCATGAATCACTCGATGGTGGAGGATCCGTCCTATTTCATCGCCCTCGGCCTCAATCCCGTCTGGCTTTACCTGCCGCGGCTCGTGGCTGCGATCCTCACGGTCTGGCTCATCCGCCTGTGGTACCGGCTGTCGGGGCGGATCCCCCATTCCTCCTGAAGGCCAAAAACGTCCGAATCCCGGGGAAATGGCGGGCACTTGCGGGTTGCCCCAGCCGGCGTCTTCTGCTATTTTAATATCCCATATGCCGGAAGCGCCCGTCTTCTGACGAAGTCCGCAAGGCCCGGCACGGAAACCACCCCAGGGAGGCATGATGCATGATCTACAATGAAGAGTTCGAAACGCTGCCGAGGGAGGCTCTGGAAGCGCTGCAGCTCAAGCGGCTCCGGCAGGTCGTCCAGCGGGTCTATCATACAGTCGGGTTTTACCGGAAGGCCTTCGACGAGGCCGGGGTGAAGCCCGAGGACGTGAAGAGCCTCTCGGACCTCCAGCGACTTCCATTCACGACCAAACAGGATCTGCGAGATAATTATCCCTTCGGCCTCTTCGCTGTCCCCATGAGCAGCGTCGTCCGTCTCCACGCCTCTTCCGGAACGACCGGCCGGGCCACCGTGGTGGGCTACACGAAGCGGGACATCGAGCACTGGTCGGAGCTGATGGCCCGCTGCTTCGTCGCCGCCGGGCTCACGAAAAACGACATCATCCACAACGCATACGGTTACGGCCTCTTCACGGGCGGCCTCGGCGCCCACTACGGAGCGGAGCGGCTGGGAGCCAGCGTCATCCCCATCTCGGGGGGCAACACGAAGCGGCAGATCATGATCCTCCAGGACTTCGGCCCCACCGCCATCTGCTGCACCCCTTCCTACGCGCTGAACCTGGCGGAACAGGGAAAGGCCATGGGCATCGACATGCGGTCCCTGAGGCTCAGGGTCGGCGTCTTCGGGGCGGAGCCCTGGAGCGACGAGATGCGCAACCAGATCGAGGACGCCCTGGACATCCAGGCCATGAACATCTACGGGTTGTCGGAGGTCATGGGCCCCGGCGTCTCCATGGAGTGCACCGAGGGCCGCCAGGGAATGCACATCTTCGAGGACCATTTCCTCGCCGAGATCATCAACCCCTTAACGGGTGAGGTCCTGCCGCCCGGGGAAGAGGGCGAACTGGTCTTCACCACCCTCACGAAGGAGGCCTTCCCCCTCGTCCGGTACCGGACCCGGGACGTTACGCGCCTCGTCCAGGACCCCTGCCGCTGCGGCCGCAGCCACGTGCGGATGGACCGGGTCATGGGACGGAGCGACGACATGCTCATCATCCGCGGCGTCAACGTCTTCCCCTCCCAGATCGAGGCCGTCCTCGTCGGCATCGACGGGCTGGAGCCGCATTACCAGCTCCTGGTGGATCGGGAAGGCACCCTGGACACACTGGAAGTTCAGGTCGAGGTCAGGGAAGAGGCGTTCGCCAACGCCGATGAAGTAAAGGTTCTCCAACGGACCGAGCGGCGGATCGTGAAGGACCTGAAGGATTATCTCGGCATCTCCGCCAAGGTCAAACTGGTGGAACCGAAGTCCCTCCAGCGCTTCGAGGGCAAGGCCAGCCGGGTCATCGACAAACGGAAAATCTGACGGGAGGTGTCTTCATGAAGGTGGAACAGATCTCCGTATTTCTGGAAAACAAGCCGGGGGTGCTCGAAGAGGTGATGAAGGCGCTCAAGGAAGCCAACATCAACATTCGCACCCTGTCCCTGGCCGACACATCGGATTTCGGCATTCTCCGGCTCATCGTCAACGACGTCACGGCCACCAGCACGATCCTCAAGGCCAAGGGATTCCGGGTCAGCCGCACCACGGTGGTGGCCGTGGAGGTGCCGGACCGGCCGGGAGGGCTGCATTCCATCCTGGAAGCCCTTGGAGGCGAGGCCATCAATATCGAGTACCTCTACGCCTTCGTGGAGAAAAGCGGCGAAAACGCCGTCATCATCTTCCGGTACGACAACCCCGACCGGGCCATCGAAGTCCTTCAGAAGAAGGGATTCTCCGTCCTCTCGGGAGAAAAGCTTTACTCCATGTGAACCCGCCACGGCAGGGATTTGTCGTCCTTGCCGGCCGACAGGGATGAAACGGCCACGCCGTACAGGGACATCGCCCCTGCACGGCCCGCAGAACATGCCCGCGAAAGGAGGTCCCATGAAAGCCAAGCCCCGCTCCCTCGAACAACTGGTGAAAGAGCAACTTGACAAATGGAACGGCCTGCCGGTTCAGACCAGGAAAACGAAGGAAAGACCCGCTCCCGTCATCACCGTCTCCCGGGAACCCGGATGCGGGGGCACAGCCATCGCCCGCAAGCTGGCATCAGCGCTCGGCATGGACCTGGTCAGCGGCCAGATCATCCAGAAGGTGGCGGACAGCGCCGAGATGAGCGAAAAGGTCGTGGCTTCCCTGGACGAAAAACAGGTCACCCGCCGCGACGACTGGCTGACATCCCTTTTCGAAGTCCGCCACCTCTGGCCGGACAGCTATCTCCGCCATCTGACGAAAGTCGTCGGCACCGTCGGGCGGCACGGAAACGCGGTCATCCTAGGCCGGGGCGCCAATTTCATGCTCCCGCCGGAGGAGACCTTCCGGATCCGCCTGATCGGTCCCCTGGAGGCCCGCATCGCCCGGGTCATGAAAGACAAAAAGGTCTCCGGGAGCGAGGCGGAGGAATACGTCGTTCGCACCGAGTCGGACCGGAATGCCTTCGTGCGGAAATATTTCCATGCCGACATCGGCGACCCCGCCCACTATGACATGATCCTCGACACGAGCCGCCTCGGCATCGATGGCGTTGTGGAGAGCGTCAAATCCGCTTATGCGGCGTGGCGGAAGCTCGCCGGCTGAAGTTCCGGCCGTTCAACCCGGGTGTGACACGCGCCCCGGATTCCGGGAAGGAATCCGGGGCATTTTCGTCTCTCCGGGAAAGCGTGCCGTCCCAAACCGGTTGACGGCCCGGGGGAAAAACGTCAGAATGGCGGCAACCATTCGGCGGGAAAGCCCCGGAAAGGCGGCAGGAATCCCTCGTGGCGAAGAACACGGCACAGCAGAATCCGGCGGACGAGTTGGCCGGCCTCCGGCGAAGGATTGCGGACCTGGAAAAAGCGGAACAGGTCCGCCACGCCGGCGAGGCCCTCCTGGCCAGCATCATCGGCGGCTCCCCGATTCCGGCCTTTGTCATCGGGCGGGACCACCGGATCCTCTACTGGAACCGGGCCCTGGAGGAGCTCAGCCGGATCCGCGCCGACGAGGTCGTGGGCACAAACCAGCACTGGCGGGCCTTCTACGCCCGGGAACGGCCCTGCCTGGCGGACCTCCTGGTGGACGGTGCCCTGAAGGCCATTCCCACCTGGTACACCGGGAAATACATTCCCTCCAAGCTCATCGACGAGGCCTACGAAGCCACGGACTTCTTTCCCGAACTGGGAGAAGAGGGGCGCTGGCTGCGGTTCACCGCCGCCGTACTCCGCGACGCCGGGGGCAGTCTCGTAGGGGTCGTGGAGACCCTGGAGGACATCACGGAGCGGCGCCAGGCCGAGGAAGCTCTTCGTGCCGCCCACGAGGAACTGGAATCGAGGGTCCGGGATCGGACCGCAGAGCTGGCCAAGGCCAACCTCGCCCTCAAGGAGACCACGGAGCATCTCTCCCTGATCCTCGAGTCCCTGCCGATCGTCTCATACAGCCGCCAGGCGGAGCCACCCTTCGCCCTCACGTACGTGAGCGCCACGGCAAGGGAAATGACGGGTTTCGACCCCGAGCGCTTCCTGGAGGACCCGGGATTCCGGGAAAGCCGCGTTCATCCGGACGACCGGGCACGGCTTCCGCAGGTGCCGAAGGCGCGTCGGCATCAGGGCCGATCGGAGTACCGCTTCCGCATCGCCGACGGAAGCTACCGATGGTTCTCCGACTACTGGCGCCTGCTCCGCCACTCCGGGGGACCGCCTCCCCAGATCGCCGGCGTCTGGCAGGACGTGACGGAAGAGAAGCGGATGCGGCAGGAAGCGGAACTCAGGCTCCAGCAGATGATCCAGACCCACAAGCTCACCGCCCTGGGCGAGGTGGTGGCCGGGGTGGCCCATGAGATCAACAACCCGGTCAGTTTCATCTCCTACAACATTCCCCTCCTGGAGGAGATCTGGAGCGCCGTCGAGCCCAGTATCCACCGCCTCGGAGAGATCGACCCGCGCTGGAAGAACCGGGACGTCAAGCCCGAAGAGATCATCCGGCACATGCGGGAGATCATCGAGGCCTTCCGCGTCGCCTCCAACCGGATCAGCCGGGTCATCACGAACCTGAAGGAGTTTTCCCGCTCCGACGAGCGCTCCACCCGGATGAAGCCCCTGCAGGTTTCAGAGGCCGTCCAGGGAGCCCTCCTGATCGTCGGCGGCCAGATCCGCCGGACCGTCTCCACGATCGAGCAGCGCATCGAGCCCGACCTGCCCCCGATCCTGGGAAACATCCAGAAGCTGGAGCAGGTCCTGACGAACCTGCTCATCAACGCCCACCAGGCCATGCCGGGCGGCGGCCGGAAGGGCCGCATCACCGTCTCGGCCCGTTCCGTTCCCCGTCTGGACGCGGTCCTCCTCGAGGTGGAAGACAACGGCCGGGGCATCCCCCGGGAAAACCTGGGGCACCTCTTCGATCCCTTCTTCACCACCCGGCGGGATTCGGGCGGAACCGGGCTGGGCCTGTCCATTTCCTACGGCCTCGTACGGGAGCACAACGGCCTCATCGGCGTTCTCTCCCGGCCCGGTGCGGGGAGCCGTTTTTCCGTCTTTCTGCCCGTCGAGGGCAAGACCCTGCCGAAGGTCCTGCCGTCCATCCTGTGCCTGGGAACGGACCTTGAATTTCTCGGCACCCTGAAGGCCGCCCTGGTGGAGGTGGAAACCTGGGAGGCCGGTTCCGGGATCGGCGCACCCACCGTCCTGAAATACCTGGATGAGCACCCGGAAGTGGACACGGTGGTCACGGAACGGAACCTCCCGGATCTGGACGGGCGCGATCTGGTCAAGGCCGTCCGGAACCGGTTTCCCCTGGTGGAGGTGCTGCTCTGCGCCTCCGAGGAGGAGGTCCGGCAGCTGTCCGCCGAGGGAGCCACCGGAGAGATTCTTGCCAAGCCCTCCGCGGCGAGGCGGCTGCAGAAAATCCTGGAAGAAAAGGGGAGGTTGAGACTGTGAGAATCCTGGCCGTGGACGACGAGGAGATCTCTCTCTCCTCGATCAAAAGGCTTTTGAACTGGCGCGGTTACAAAGATGTCGAGACCTGCCGCAGCGGCGCCGAAGCCATCCGCCGGCTCCGGATGGAGGACTTCGACATCGTCCTGTTGGACCTCCTGATGCCGGAGGTGGACGGGCTGACGGTTCTGGAAACGGTAAAGCCCTACCTGCCGCAAACGGAGTTCATCATCCTGACCGCCGTGGACGACCTGTCGACAACGGTCAGGGCCATCCGGACGGGGGCCTACGACTACCTGGTGAAGCCCGTGGACAACGAGCTTCTGATCCTCACGATCCAGCGCGCCTTCGAGCGAAGGGGGCTGCTGAACAGCCTGGCCCCCGTAGCGGCGGGCCGCGTCTCCGACACGCCGGAGGCCTTCACGGCGATCGTCACGAAGTGCCCGCGCATGAGGTCGCTCCTTGCCTACGCCCAGGTCATGGCCCGGAGCGGCAACCCGGTCCTGATCACCGGGGAATCGGGAACCGGGAAGGAATTGGTGGCCCAGGGCATCCACCGGGCGGGTCCGTCGCCCGAGGGCCCATTCGTCGCCGTCAACGTCAGCGCCATCCCCACGACCATGTTCGAGACCCAGTTCTTCGGCCATGCCCGCGGGGCCTTCACCGGGGCCGAGTCGAGCTACCGCGGCTTCTTCGAGCAGGCCGACGGGGGAACCCTCTTTCTCGACGAGATCGGCGAGCTGCCCCCGGGTCTCCAGGCAAAACTCCTGCGCGTCCTCGAAGACAAGACCTTCACCCCCCTGGGAAGCAGCCGGGCCGTCCAGGTGGACGTCCGGGTCATTTCGGCGACCAACATGGACCTGGACCGGGCCTGCCAGGAAGGTCGCTTCCGCCTCGATCTTTTCTATCGACTCAAGTCGGCCCACATCCACCTTCCGCCCCTCCGGGAACGGGAAGGGGACATCGCCCTCCTGGCGAACCATTTCCTGAAAGAGGCCGGTCGACGATACGCCAAGGAAATCTCGGGGTTCAGCCCTGAGGCCATGGAAATTCTCATGCAGGGGCAATATCCGGGAAACGTCCGGGAGCTGGCCCAGGCGGTGGAGAACGCCGTGCTGCTGGCCGATACGCCCTGGATCCTGCCCCGGCATCTGGGAGCGGCGGCACTCCGGCCGGCACCCTTCGCCCGGCGCCTGTGCACCCTCAAGGAAAACGACGAGGCCCACGTGGCCTACGTCCTCATGAATACCGGCGGAGACCGGAAACAGACCGCCCGGATCCTCGGGATCACCGTCCGCCAGCTCCAGAGAAAGCTCGCCCAGATGCGACGGGACACGGGGTGGCAGGCCTACCTGGACGACAGCTCCGCCCCCTGATTTCGGCGACCTTTCCGTCACCAAAGGGGCGACCTTTTCGTCGCCCCTTTTTGTTTCTTTTATTTCAACTTGTTAGCTTCCTTTGGTGCCTGTTCGACAACTGTCTGATCTCCGGGAGCAGCAGCGGAGACCGGAATGCCCTTTTCGTCCGGCCCAGCAGCCAAAACATATTCCACAGTAAATTCAGTTTGCTATGCACCCGCGGTCGATGGGCTGTCCCTGGCATGTCCGTTGCACTGTAAAGGGCAAAGGACAAAATCTGAGAGAGGAGGTGGCGGACATGTACATGGGGATGAAGCTGATCGACCTGGTGGAGACGCACGCGGAACCGATTGCCCGGCAGTGGGCCAAAAACGTGCGGAAGAACCCGTTCACCCCTTACTATCATAACGTACCGGAAAAGAGGCTGGTTCCGCAGGCGGAGGTTTTCTACACGAATTTCCGCAACCTGTTCATGGAGCCGAAGCCGGTGGAGGCATCCAAGGGGTACTTCACCCGCTATGCCGAGGAGAGCTACCGGCAGGGCGTACCCCTTCACGAGGCCCTCTACGCGCTGATCCTGATGAGGCGGCAGATCTGGCTCTACGCCGAGTTCCAGGTGCTTTTCCTCACCGCCGTGGAACAGAATCTGGCCGTGGAAAGCATCACGCGGACCATTCTGATGTTCGATTACGCCGTCTACTTCATTTCCAAGCGATACCGGGAGCTGATGAAGCTCGAGTGGTTCGAGGCCCCCAACACGTAATCCCCCCGCCTCGGGGCCGGCCGACCGCCGGTACCCGGGGCACCCCCCTCGTCCTCGCGATGCCGAGGGATACAAGGAGGGCAGGCCATGACCGGATCGCTGAAGCTGATCGCACTGATCGAGAAGCACGCCGATCCCATCGCCCGCGCCTGGGCGAAGGACGTGCGCAGGAATCCCCGGACCGCATCCTATCACAACATGCCGGAGGAAAAGCTCGTTCCCCTGGCCGTCCGCTTCTACGACAATTTCCGGAAGATGTTCTATGCCGACAAGCCGGCGGAAACCTCCCGGGAATTCTTCTTCCAATATGCGGAAGAACAGTACACTACGAAGATCCCCCTTCACGAGGCCATCTACGCCCTGATCCTGATGCGCCGCCACATCTGGCTTTACGCCGAGTTCCAGGTCATCTTCATCACCGCCGTGGAGCAGAAGCAGGCCGTCGACAGCCTGGTCCGGACCATCCTGATGTTCGACTACGCCATCACCTTCCTGAGCCAGAGTTACCAGGGGCTGATCCGCGGCGAACTCAACGACCGGCTGGCGCTCCTCAACATGATCCGCCTGGAGAGCCCTCTCGGAACACGTCTTTCCCCGTACCGGACGGCCATCATGACGATCCTCCTGATCGGCTCGTTCCTCCTGACGTATTACTACCACGCGGTGATGGGATCCAACGTGATCTTCACCCACCTGTTCTACATCCCCGTCGTCCTGAGCGGGATCTGGTGGAAGCGCACGGGGATCGTCGTGGCGGCGATCCTGGGGATCTTCCTGATCCTGAGCCACCTCGTCTTTCTCGGGGGAACGCCCCTCTCCGACGACGTGGTCCGGGCGGCCATGTTCCTGGTGATCGGAACGGTGGTGGCCTTCCTGAGCGAAGGAATCACCTCGGCGGAAGAAATCTATCGGCTCAATGCCATGTAGCATCGGTGTCCGCGATGGCGGAACCGGACGACCAATCCCGAAGCGCGGAGGGAACAAATCGATGAAACGGGAAGCAAACGAAGGGGTCATTCTGTCCATCCGGGGAAGCGTCGTGGACGCCCGCTTTTCGGCGGGCCATCTTCCGTCCATTGGCAACGTCCTCACGACCGGGGATGACGGCCGGACCCGGATCGAGGTCATGGTCCAGCTTAACGCGGAAATCGTGCGGGGTATCTCCCTGATGCCGACCCAGGGTCTGGCCCGGGGTTCCACCATCACCGACATGGGCAGCCCCTTCATGATCCCCGTCGGCAAGGAACTTCTGGGGCGCGTTTTCAATGTTTTCGGCGAACCCATCGACAACCTCGAATTCCAGGGTGGCGGCGAGGTCCGCTCCATTCACGGAGTTCCCGTTCCGATCACCCAGCAGTCCACCGTTTCGGAGATTTTCGAAACGGGGATCAAGGCCGTCGACGTCCTCTGTCCTCTGGAGCGGGGCGGCAAGGCGGGGCTGTTCGGCGGCGCCGGCGTGGGCAAAACCGTCCTCCTGACGGAGATGATCCACAACATGGTGGGCCATCACCACGGCATCAGCATCTTTTGCGGTATCGGCGAGCGCTGCCGCGAGGGCGAGGAACTCTACCGGGAGATGAAGGAGGCCGGCGTCCTCCCCAACACCGTCATGGTTTTCGGCCAGATGAACGAGCCGCCGGGGGCCCGCTACCGGGTGGGCCATACGGGACTCACCATGGCCGAATACTTTCGGGACGAGGAGCGACAGGACGTCTTCCTCCTCATCGACAACATCTTCCGCTTCATCCAGGCGGGCCAGGAGGTCTCGGGCCTCATGGGGCTTCTCCCCTCCCGCCTCGGATACCAGCCCACCCTGGCATCGGACCTGGCGGCGCTGGAAGAGAGAATCTGCAACACCACCACCGGGGCCATCACCTCGATCCAGGCCGTCTACGTCCCCGCCGACGACTTCACCGACCCGTCGGCCACCCACACGTTCAGCCACCTGACGGCCTCCATCGTGCTGTCCCGGAAGCGGGCCAGCGAGGGGTTCTACCCGGCCATCGATCTCCTCCAGTCCGGATCGAAAATGCTCATGCCCAACATCGCCGGCGAGCGGCACTACCGGATCGCCCAGGAAATCAGAAAAAACCTCACCATTTACGAGGAGTTGAAGGACATCATCGCCATGCTGGGGATCAACGAACTGTCCCGGGAAGACCAGCGCACCGTCTACCGGGCCCGCCGGCTGGAGCGGTTCTTCACCCAGCCTTTCCATGTGACGGAGCAGTTCATCGGCAAGGCGGGCAAGACCGTCTCCCTCCAGGACGCCCTGGACGGCTGCGAGCGAATCCTCAACGACGAGTTCGCCGACACCCCGGAAAATGTCCTCTATATGATCGGCGCCATCGACGAGGCCCTGAAACAGAAGGAAGAAGCGTCATGAAACTGAAGGTCCTGCTCCCGTCGGAAGTCTTTCTCACCGCGGAGGTGACCAAAGTGGTGGCCGAGGCCGAAAACGGATTCTTCTGCCTGATGCCCCAGCACGTCGACTTCACGGCCGCTCTCGTCCCCAGCGTGTTTTCCTATACCGCCGCCGACGGCGGGGAGCACTACCTGGCCGTCGACGTTGGCACCCTGGTCAAAAAGGGGGGCGAGATCCTGGTCTCGACCCGAAGCGCCTTCCAGAGCCCGGAGTTGGGTCACCTGAAGGATGTGGTCATCCGCCAGTTCGAGGAGATCGACGAGCGGGAGAAGAAGGCCCGCGCCGCCGCCGCCCGGCTGGAGATAGACCTGCTGCGCAGGTTCATGGAGCTGAGACATGAGTGAAGACAAGCTGACCCCGAGAGAAAGGCGCCGCAAGCAGGAGGAGGACTTCACCAGGCAGGTGGGGACCAAGGAGAAGCGGCGCATCAAGGGCAAGACCCACAAGGACGAAACGGTCTGGTTCGGCCTCGGGATGATCGGCGTCGTCGGCTGGTCCGTGGCCATTCCCACCCTCATCGGGGTGGCCATCGGGCTCTGGATCGACAAGTCCTGGCCGAGCCGGTTTTCCTGGACCCTGATGCTCCTGATCCTGGGAGTGTCCCTGGGAAGCCTCAACGCCTGGTACTGGGTGAAGAAGGCCCGGGAGAACATCATCAAGGACTGACCGGCGTACATTACCGATAACGCACGGTTTCCAGGCAGACGACGAAACGCGGGAGGTGCAGTCCATGAATTCGCTGTCGACGCTGATCGTTCCGTTCCTGGCGGGGTGCCTGCTCGGATTCTTCTACTTCACCGGCCTCTGGCAGACGGTGAAGCGCCTCCCCGGTGCCCGGCATCCCTGGCGGCTCCTCGTCGTCAGCTACGCCGCCAGGCTGGCGTCCACGCTGGGCGGATTCTACCTGCTCATGGACGGTTCCTGGGAGCGCCCGGTGGCGGCCGTAATCGGCTTCCTCACGCTCCGTACCGTCATGGTCCGCGGCCTCGGCCCGAAGATCCCCCCTCCGCCGAAAGGAGTCCCGGCATGGAAATCGTAGCCATCAACCAGATCAGTCCCGATCAGGTCATCTTCTTCGCCTGGAAGTTCGTCACCATCAACGCCACCCTCCTGTACACGTGGCTCATCATGGGCGTCCTGGTCGTCGGGTCGGTCCTCATCACCCGGAACCTGTCCACGGAACGGACCATGTCCCGGTGGCAGAACCTGATGGAGGTGATCGTCACGGGAATCCGCGGAGAGATCCGGGAGATGGTGAAGGACGGGGTGGACACGTACTTCCCCTTCATCGGCACCATCTTTCTCTTCATCCTGCTCTCCAACCTGCTCACGTTCATCCCGGGCTACGTCGCCCCGACCTCGTCCCTCACGACGACCTCGGCCCTGGCGAT
This genomic interval carries:
- a CDS encoding phenylacetate--CoA ligase: MIYNEEFETLPREALEALQLKRLRQVVQRVYHTVGFYRKAFDEAGVKPEDVKSLSDLQRLPFTTKQDLRDNYPFGLFAVPMSSVVRLHASSGTTGRATVVGYTKRDIEHWSELMARCFVAAGLTKNDIIHNAYGYGLFTGGLGAHYGAERLGASVIPISGGNTKRQIMILQDFGPTAICCTPSYALNLAEQGKAMGIDMRSLRLRVGVFGAEPWSDEMRNQIEDALDIQAMNIYGLSEVMGPGVSMECTEGRQGMHIFEDHFLAEIINPLTGEVLPPGEEGELVFTTLTKEAFPLVRYRTRDVTRLVQDPCRCGRSHVRMDRVMGRSDDMLIIRGVNVFPSQIEAVLVGIDGLEPHYQLLVDREGTLDTLEVQVEVREEAFANADEVKVLQRTERRIVKDLKDYLGISAKVKLVEPKSLQRFEGKASRVIDKRKI
- a CDS encoding iron transporter, which codes for MNAAIREGFRNGLGKGWDGFVWMIQIIVPVSLLTSLLAWSGWLREIDFIVRPLMNAISLPAMAALPLVIGMFAGIYGAIAAMAVLPMNQAEMTLVAIFALMAHNLIQEGIIQARSGIHPFKATLFRLVSACLTVMAVAALMGYAPSGEAAALAGPASVRGPLGQALLEWLVSTVKLTAIIFVVIMALLSVLEIMKSLGWIHPIVRACVPILRLMGLDEKVGILWMTAIVFGLSYGGAVIVEEARQGHLTREDLETLHLSIGMNHSMVEDPSYFIALGLNPVWLYLPRLVAAILTVWLIRLWYRLSGRIPHSS
- a CDS encoding diguanylate cyclase; translation: MKLTIRRKLLLGYFAMAFLTVLASLYAVLSLGRLSDLAYLIINEDVPVVETAKGLSETLLAQESAEKKFLILKDPQLTEIFWSLSREFKTGLESMGKNRSTTITKRVSLIGLLHRQYGEIFQKEIALVQENKVDEARVLSEQEGKPLLDQMASSLRDCQKRGERDVDSRMNLINEQGLRASRITILLSLVSLLGGMIVALFITYNISIPLRKLEKATGVIAEGNFDPAIQMERDDEIGSLAQAFGVMTERLKELEALNLDASPLTGLPGNLAIERELEQRRGEGKMFSLCHVDLDNFKPFADKYGYAWGSEVIKEVAKILTQHLDAAGEEEVFVAHIGGDDFVLIAEPVVAEAMSRQLVEEFEGHIQSFYSAEDRERGSIEGKDRKGQAQKFPLITVSVAIVTDDGSRFPSALSMAKKAAELKEYAKTLPGSNYVKQETLGKAIS
- a CDS encoding cytidylate kinase-like family protein, encoding MKAKPRSLEQLVKEQLDKWNGLPVQTRKTKERPAPVITVSREPGCGGTAIARKLASALGMDLVSGQIIQKVADSAEMSEKVVASLDEKQVTRRDDWLTSLFEVRHLWPDSYLRHLTKVVGTVGRHGNAVILGRGANFMLPPEETFRIRLIGPLEARIARVMKDKKVSGSEAEEYVVRTESDRNAFVRKYFHADIGDPAHYDMILDTSRLGIDGVVESVKSAYAAWRKLAG
- a CDS encoding ACT domain-containing protein; translated protein: MKVEQISVFLENKPGVLEEVMKALKEANINIRTLSLADTSDFGILRLIVNDVTATSTILKAKGFRVSRTTVVAVEVPDRPGGLHSILEALGGEAINIEYLYAFVEKSGENAVIIFRYDNPDRAIEVLQKKGFSVLSGEKLYSM